TGCTGATTCGAAACGATTTCATGATTTACGGGTTTTTATGGGCGATGTCTTTGATTTTCGGATTGATCTTGTATTACTTGATTAACGATGTTTTTGCTCAACATTAGCAGACATAACCATCGTTATTTGACGTCTTACAATTGAAGCGGTGGCGTTAGGTGGCGTCACTATATTGATTTCACGTTTATTATTTGCATTCGTTGTGAAAAATTCTATATTAAGCTGTGCGCTGTGTATCGCACGTGTTTCGACGTGATTTGAGCTATGCGTTTTACGTTTGCTCTTTCGCGATAAGCACGTTTTATGAAAGGCAGTCCACTTGGAATTTAGTGCAAAACATACGAAGTATACGCCTGCATACTGTTGTGTTGTATCAATACTAATATTTTGTTGCTTACTTGTTGGTGTAATTGCTTTGCTGGAAAGATCACGCCTTTGCCCTTTGTATTTCTTCAAGTTCAGATTTTCAGTCGACGTGACGCTTTAGTTTTCCGAGCGCGGCAAATCCGtgcagaaaacaattttggtCTTGGTAGAATCTGGACGGTGTGTggcaaaatgttgattttatattgtattggGTTTTGTTACTTGTGCTTTTTCTTTTGGGCCTTGGtgttttttgttatctttACATTTTGATTTACGCTCAtgaatttctttgttattattGTTGAGTTTTGTGTGATTTGCCGCTGAGCGCTTCGGTGCATTGACACGGTGGATCGCTTGATTGAACACGTCTATTCCTGATTATTGACCTGCACTCATTAGCGTGTGATGGATTTTCTTTTCATGAAGGCAGTAACTTTACGGTAATTCTATATATACAGAGTGAGGATCCGTCTTTATATTGCTCTGCAAAAGGTCGCTATATTGAAGCCTTTTTTCAAGATATGCTTTACATGTCCGTTGGTGACTTATATACTGTTAATTGACGAACGGTATTTTAACAGTGCTATAGAACAGTACAATACAAGCGAGCTGTTTTATATGACAGAGCCTGGCTTTAAATGGGTTGTGAAAGCAGTAAAATAGTATCTAGCAGTAACATTCTGTAACAAGCACCCTATCAAAAAAAACAGGTAAAAGATAAAACAGACGAAAACAGTTATTTTGGCGCATTAGTTTTCAGAACAACACAAATCTATGTATATACCAGAGAGGCTCCGGTAGAATCAAGACGAAACACAAACGCTAACACATATCAGAAACATTGGTGTCCTAATACActagaaataaaatatattttgcacAGCGAGACTAACGGAGGTCCTGCCACTTACTTGCCGCTACATTCAAAATTACGCTCTCCACAGGTaatggaaaaaataaaaaaagtaaaacatttctaaaACAAACTACCTCAAccaaaaattaccaaaactACCTCAACGGTATACATTACTTGACTCTGCTTAATACTTACTGAGTTGTAACGTGGTATCATCTCATGTTATTAACGAGTGTGTGGCAAGACAACTTGCTACAGAAAAATGAGGCAATATGGACGTGAGTCTCTCAGCTGCATTGTGGACGCTGAGACCTTTATTATAGTAATGTTTTATAATAGTATTGCGTGCGAGGCGCCATGGCATAACTATACCTTCTACTGTGTATATTACTGGGCTTCATAGGTTTGATGACAGGATTTGTTTCTCCGATTTGTACTCCGTTGtggaaaaataagaaaactcGTCCAAGCCTGAAGCGAGCTTGAAcgtatgatgtcataataaaacaaactaagATGCTGGATTGTAATAACATAAAGGTGTTTATCGAAGGTTATAAACAAAATCTATTGGTCCTTGGTGAACTTATTTCTTAGAAATATAATATCATTATTCattatatttcacaaaactaTTTACAACATTATAAACTCTTTTgtatttataacttttatgCCTTTACGTTTTTAACGAAAAAGGACAGGAACATTATAATCACATCTACTACATGCGTGACGAGCTAGgaagtatttttaaaacttaatgacgtcacagcAAGATTGGAAACTACTCGGAAAATTAcctcattttgttttttggtcCAAAAAGGAAACATTCCGGTTCGTGAGAACACTTAGAAAAGGTGACGTTCGTGCAGGATTTTCAGGCTCTAGCTCGGGTTCGTCACATTCGTATTTTAAACTGCACATCGGTTCGGCAGCTTCAGCAACTTTTTGGTTTAACGTTGTCTTATTTGACGGGTAGAaagctgttttttgttttgtgttcgCCACTATAGCGTTAACGTTGTTGTGCATGATGGGTTTGATGAATGTTTTTAATGAATAGTAATGATTGAATGTCTTTCTCGTTTGTCATTCGATATGTATTTATTCGTTCACTGGATTTTAATGAATTAAAAACcgataataaattaaattaaaaagctAAACGTTTTTATAGTTTATGATGTGATGGCGTCAATAAATAACAGTGGTGGTTTTAGTGCCAAAATAACTCATTATCTTCAGACGTACGTGTGATTTCCATTAAAATAGGGTATAGTGAAATGTTACAAGAGTATTTATGGCAGATTATAAAATCATGTGTTTTTGCACGTATTTACTCGTTGATGGAAAAACTTCAACGCAAATAGGGAGTTCCCGGCTTCTTGgagcaaaaattaaaacgcATACATCGTAATCATTACGATTCGACGAATTTTACGATCTTAATTATAAcctttttaatttcttgtcgtcacaaatattttgccaTACTGCATGTAGTGTTACTTCACAGGACGCACAAACGGTGCCTTTTTCTGCgcaaacaaattttctgcTCACCAAGATGTAGGTGACCATTTAATCAAACGATTTGTTTAGAAAAACTTTCGAAAAtagtttaaagaaaaaagaaaaggtttttaaaatcaacttaACCTAGCTCATCATTTACAGCAAAGTGGTTTTATATACGCTTTCTGCAACTTTTAAGACCcgaaagcaaaataaagaaagattcGAATCAGTAGAGAGAATTTATCcattaaattgaattaaactCTCCCAAAAAAAGTTGATCATTAAACGAACAGTTTTCAAGTCGACGATTTTGATGTAAGTTGGTGATTAGCATATTTCATGGCAAATATACAATTTTGCATATAATattgtaaaattgaagttatataGGCTATAACCAGGTACTGGAAAGCGTTAGATTGTCTAATATGAATCTCTTTCCTAAGTATGAGTAAGCTTTTATCTTTAGATAACCTTAAATAATTAAGTAAATTAAGTTGTAGGAtacttgtttttgcaaaacatggtCTGCTGGATGCTTACAGTGTTGATTCAGTTTCTGTTGTTTTCTCGCGGATCGTCTAGAAATCCTTGGAATTATTGTGATGAAGCGAGAAATATCAACGGAATTGATTTAGTTCGCATGTTCACGGTGACTTCATTTGACCATGTCAGCAGTATagatatttttgtgaaaagtgtTCCAAGTCTTGAtcgaaatgttttttttgttaattgcaCAAACCGTGGAATAACAAAGGTTCCTCAAAATTTGCCAACAAATGTGGAAGCGTTATTACTTAATGCCAATGTTATACGACGTATTGAACGAAGTGATTTCCTTTCCTATCCAAATATAAGTGCCTTGGGGTTAGATTCAAACTGCGTTCCACGTGTTTTAGGCAAGCTTTCTCTTCCACCATGTAATGACGACCTGTACATTGAGCCTGGTGCGTTGCAGCATCTTGTTCATTTGAAATGGTTGAGTTTTGCTGGGAACTATTTTCACGAGTTTCCACAGAAACTTCCACTTTCCATAAAAGGCTTGGATATAACTTGGAACTTGCTTGGGGATGTAACTGAACAACTACgaaaattttccaatttaaCTGTTTTAATCGGTAGTATCAATTGTTTTCGTCAAGTGTCAATCAACACCTGCCCAAGAAACTTCACAATAACACAACCACTATCTTCCAGTTTGCAATACATGGATTTAAGCGACAATAACTGGACATTTATCCCAAAAAACTTACTTGGTAATCAATTAAAAGCGCTTTCTATTGCCACAAACCGCATTTCTCGCTTGAGGAGAAACGATTTTGTAAACGCGACAAATTTGGGACATTTAGATCTGTCCGGTATGCTTACCGTATCCCCGTGCTCATTTGTTGTAGAAGATGGTGTGTTTGATCCACTTAACCATCTCAAATTTCTTAATCTTTCACTAAACGGCATTTCGTTTTTACCAGATGggatatttaaaaataacgaAAATCTTGACATTTTAGACCTTTCTCTcaattgtttgcaaaagaCAATATTTGACCCAACATACCTGGTTAGTCTCTATAAACTACGATTTATTGACTTGTCGTATAACAATTATTTTCTTCCAGAAAATAAACCAATAAAGTTACTTCGTTTAGGAGAAGCTTATTCATCTTTGTCTTCCCTCGAAGAAATAATATTTGGATCTGGATTAAAGGATTACTTGAGATTAGAGTTTTCTGTGCAGTTCCTTGAAATTGACAATCAATCATTTGCCAGTTTATCAAATTTAACTCATCTAACCACAATCGATATTTCTTACTGCAATGTTCATCGCATTTCCTCCGATGCATGGTCTGGGTTGCGTCATCTTAATGACCTACGAGCCTCAAACAACCACTTAACTTTTGCTGATGACACTTTAAGtgaagaaacagttgcttaCTTACATGGAAATGTATTGAAAAACCATTTTTCGTATCCAGATGGTTGTCTGAAATACCCAAACGAAACCCGTTACGACATCAGCGGTTTACTTGATTATTCGTACAACAAAATCGTCTCCATATCCGAGAAAACAGAGCTTTTGTTAGCGACGACAAAAATTCTTGATTTATCATTTAACCAAATAAGAGAAATAAGATCAAATGACTTAAAGCATCTGGTGAATTTATGCAGCATCGATCTGTCTCAAAATCCCATTGTGAAAATTGATCATTCTGCTTTCAGTACTTTGTCTAATCTCCGTCAGATTATTTTTTTTGCCAGGGAAGACTTGATCGTTGCTACTTTAAATCTCAACTTTCTATGTCACTTGAATCAATCAGCACAAATCCAATTAAGTTTGATTGTTCCAGGTATGCCTACATTTCTGAGTACATTGTTCTTAAACTGGAACGTCATCAACAACCATTGTAAAATAAACTCCTTGGTGGAGTTAAATGTTGCACAAAATGATTTTGGTGATACTGCTTACGCAAATCGAGGCTTTCTTCAATTTATGCCAAAGCTCAGAAACCTTGTTCTTAGCAACTGCCGCGTTATCTCACCTACGCCAGACAATTGGTTGCAAGGTTTAGATAATCTCGAAGTTTTTGATTTGAGCCACAACAAGTTGGCGATGTTTCCATCTACTTCtttaagaaatacaaaaaagttgaAGGTCTTAAATCTAAACTACAATAACATTCTTGAACTGAAAGGAAACTTGTCATTTCTTATTCATCTGGAGAATTTAACACTTGCTCATAACAAAATCGGTTTGATTGAACCAGGATTTTTTTCATATATAAAGCTTCAGATTCTTGATCTCAGttcaaatttcatttttcgaCTTGACCCAAGTATTTTCAACAAAGATATGTTGGACTCACTTGTGTATTTGGACGTAAGGTGGAACGAACTTGATTGTTCTTGTTACATATGGGATAAATTCCATCGTTGGTATATATCTGACGCAAGTGGCAAACCAAAACTTCCAGGATTTTTCGCACAATGCACATCGGTTATTGATCAATATTATGGCGGCTGTGTGACGTGTAAATCCCCGACTAATTTGCACGATCAACCGGTGTCTCGATATGGGTTTAACACATCGTGTGATTTGCAGAGTCATCTCACATTCACAATCGCATTTACATTattctttgcattgtttattttatgcgGCGCTGCTGGTTACAGCAAAGTGTTTAAGAGATTTGTATTTCGAAAAGTTCATGAATATTTCAGAGTTCAATCATTAAAACCAGGCGATATTCCAGCAAgactttacaaaaacaaaaacgctTTTGTATTCTTTGACCACAACAATGATGAACTCGGTGATTGGGTGGATAACAAACTGGTACCTGGGATGATGAACGGAAATCCATCGATTGAACTTTTTTTAGCTGGTCGTGACATCGATGCTGGTGCGTCGTCAACTAACAATCTTCTCCGTCTTGTCACAAACAGCCGCAAAAccattgtaattttttcagGAAGATTTTGTGACACACCGATTTGCAAGTAAttatacaaatttttataataCAATAGAATTGCGCAATAATGTAGTCCgcagttgcacatatttatGGGTATACTTTACTATACGCACAAAGTCAAGAATTCTGAAATTTACACCGATCGTTTTCTATTGCAGGTTTTTGTTGATGGCCCTACAGGAAATCCAATACTCTGCTGGAAGGGATCAGCTGATATTAGTGGAGTGGCATGATGAAGAAGCAGTTTGCGTTCCAGAATTAATTCAACAGACtttcaacagaaaatttttcaatttcttgaGATTCGATCAAACAAACGACGATGAAGTTATGTTCTTTGAAACTCTGCGAACTGCTTTTGCGAGCAGCACAAGACTGAATGACCACGTTACTGAAAGCGAAATGTAGAATGTGGGAAATGTTAAATGTTGAGtgtcaaagtttgttttgttaagtttggcaaaaaaatattcgtttttaaaataatctaaTCACAAATTTAATTGATAAAGGATAAAATGTCCGATTAATATGGACTTATTGAAATGTAGATAACATATGTTAAAAGGATTATATAATCATTCATACAAAAAGACCTTTATTTCTTAACGTTAACATTTTGGAAATTGAAGACACTTGTTACAATGTTTTAGTGTGTTTCTAAAGAGACCATCACTTTAAGTGACTTGTAATGGGTCTCAGTTAAGTTATGAATAGTTGCTTGAGTATTTGTATAGTATTACTACCTGATAGTATATAAATAAATGGCTTTAATGTTAGATATCTTGTATAAGAAAGACTTTATACATTTTTGTTACATAATTTGTTGAATTAAACGCAGTCGTATGTATGCATTGATGATGTGTTTTATAAAGCTTTGTGACGTTCGTTGCCCAGGTGATGTCATAATACGCAAACGGATCACGACAAAACGTCACGAAAACAAATCCAAATTACCAAAAAGCAGAATTGTCTTTAATTAACTAAACGTGTGTTACGAAATTATTGCCTGCTGATTTGAAAGCCAT
The Clavelina lepadiformis chromosome 4, kaClaLepa1.1, whole genome shotgun sequence DNA segment above includes these coding regions:
- the LOC143452668 gene encoding toll-like receptor 9 codes for the protein MDLSDNNWTFIPKNLLGNQLKALSIATNRISRLRRNDFVNATNLGHLDLSGMLTVSPCSFVVEDGVFDPLNHLKFLNLSLNGISFLPDGIFKNNENLDILDLSLNCLQKTIFDPTYLVSLYKLRFIDLSYNNYFLPENKPIKLLRLGEAYSSLSSLEEIIFGSGLKDYLRLEFSVQFLEIDNQSFASLSNLTHLTTIDISYCNVHRISSDAWSGLRHLNDLRASNNHLTFADDTLSEETVAYLHGNVLKNHFSYPDGCLKYPNETRYDISGLLDYSYNKIVSISEKTELLLATTKILDLSFNQIREIRSNDLKHLVNLCSIDLSQNPIVKIDHSAFSTLSNLRQIIFFAREDLIVATLNLNFLCHLNQSAQIQLSLIVPGMPTFLSTLFLNWNVINNHCKINSLVELNVAQNDFGDTAYANRGFLQFMPKLRNLVLSNCRVISPTPDNWLQGLDNLEVFDLSHNKLAMFPSTSLRNTKKLKVLNLNYNNILELKGNLSFLIHLENLTLAHNKIGLIEPGFFSYIKLQILDLSSNFIFRLDPSIFNKDMLDSLVYLDVRWNELDCSCYIWDKFHRWYISDASGKPKLPGFFAQCTSVIDQYYGGCVTCKSPTNLHDQPVSRYGFNTSCDLQSHLTFTIAFTLFFALFILCGAAGYSKVFKRFVFRKVHEYFRVQSLKPGDIPARLYKNKNAFVFFDHNNDELGDWVDNKLVPGMMNGNPSIELFLAGRDIDAGASSTNNLLRLVTNSRKTIVIFSGRFCDTPICKFLLMALQEIQYSAGRDQLILVEWHDEEAVCVPELIQQTFNRKFFNFLRFDQTNDDEVMFFETLRTAFASSTRLNDHVTESEM